One stretch of Diabrotica undecimpunctata isolate CICGRU chromosome 5, icDiaUnde3, whole genome shotgun sequence DNA includes these proteins:
- the LOC140441093 gene encoding trimeric intracellular cation channel type 1B.1 has protein sequence MDPEAFLDIANQVVKLKMFPYFDIAHCTLCALSVREDLGSGAQAFSRKHPLACWLSYMLVVFAGGMVANGLLAEPILAPLKNTPQVLVATAVWYVVFYTPLDLGYKLAKFLPVKIIFSAMKEIYRCKKVYDGVTHAAKLYPNAYLVMVIIGTIKGNGAGFTRLMERLIRGVWTPTAMEFMQPSFYTKACLVGSIIFILDKKTELISAPHALVYFGIVIFFVYFKLSSIILGIHDPFVPFENLMCALFFGGVFDTLAKVFGRGQLKEGENKDVKKTN, from the exons ATGGATCCGGAAGCCTTTTTAGACATCGCCAATCAGGTGGTGAAGCTCAAAATGTTTCCGTATTTTGATATAGCCCATTGTACCTTGTGTGCCTTGTCAGTTAGAGAAGACCTTGGAAGTG gAGCTCAAGCATTTTCCCGTAAACATCCGCTAGCATGTTGGTTGTCCTACATGTTGGTGGTTTTTGCCGGAGGTATGGTTGCCAACGGACTCCTCGCAGAACCGATTTTAGCCCCTTTGAAGAACACACCACAAGTGCTAGTAGCGACAGCAGTTTG GTACGTAGTATTTTACACTCCGCTGGATTTGGGATACAAACTAGCCAAGTTCCTACccgttaaaataatattttcggCGATGAAAGAAATCTACAGGTGTAAGAAAGTGTACGACGGAGTGACGCACGCCGCAAAACTGTATCCCAACGCCTACCTCGTTATGGTGATAATTGGAACGATCAAAGGCAATGGAGCCGGTTTTACAAGACTCATGGAGAGGTTGATCAGAGGTGTTTGGACACCCACAGCGATGGAATTCATGCAACCAAGTTT CTACACCAAAGCCTGCTTAGTAGGCTCTATAATATTTATTCTAGACAAAAAGACAGAACTGATTTCGGCTCCACACGCCTTAGTCTACTTTGGAATCGTGATATTCTTCGTCTACTTTAAATTATCGTCCATTATATTGGGCATTCACGATCCCTTCGTTCCATTCGAGAACCTCATGTGTGCGTTATTCTTCGGTGGCGTGTTCGATACATTGGCCAAGGTCTTCGGTAGAGGACAGCTCAAGGAAGGAGAAAATAAAGACGTCAAAAAAACTAATTAA